From Pseudomonas sp. stari2, a single genomic window includes:
- the dnaG gene encoding DNA primase, whose protein sequence is MAGLIPQSFIDDLLNRTDIVDVVSSRVQLKKAGKNYTACCPFHKEKTPSFSVSPDKQFYYCFGCGAGGNALGFLMDHDNLDFPQAVEDLAKAAGMEVPREEGGRSHKPRQPTDSPLYPLLTAAADFYRQALKSHPARKAAVDYLKGRGLTGEIARDFGLGFAPPGWDNLFKHLSSDTLQQKAMIDAGLLIENAETGKRYDRFRDRVMFPIRDTRGRIIAFGGRVLGDDKPKYLNSPETPVFHKGQELYGLYEARKNNRNLDEIIVVEGYMDVIALAQQGLRNAVATLGTATSEEHLKRLFRVVPNVLFCFDGDQAGRNAAWRALEATLSSLQDGRRARFLFLPEGEDPDTLIRAEGTDAFRARINQHAQPLADYFFQQLTEEADPRSLEGKAHMATLAAPLIDKVPGANLRILMRQRLTEITGLSSETVSQLAQSAPQEAPPAYDPGIDYDAMPDFSDYHQPQAQDIYVPQQEWTPKKPGAGGKKWDKKPWDKNGKRGGDRDQPRAPRVPAPVEPPIMAALRTVIHHPQLALKVETASHFADEDNTNTQLLVASLEAVQKNPQLNSFQLISRWHGTEQGRLLTRLAEKEWLINGENLEQQFFDTITSLSARQRERKLEQLLRKSRQSDLSAEEKSLLLELLKRDVPASNPTSTGA, encoded by the coding sequence ATGGCCGGGCTGATTCCCCAGAGCTTCATTGACGACCTGCTGAACCGCACCGACATCGTCGACGTGGTCAGCTCGCGCGTGCAACTGAAGAAGGCCGGCAAGAACTACACCGCCTGCTGCCCGTTCCATAAAGAGAAAACCCCGTCGTTCAGCGTGAGCCCCGACAAGCAGTTCTATTACTGCTTCGGTTGCGGCGCCGGCGGTAACGCGCTCGGTTTTCTCATGGACCACGACAACCTGGACTTCCCCCAGGCCGTCGAGGACCTGGCCAAAGCCGCCGGCATGGAAGTACCCCGCGAAGAAGGCGGCCGCTCGCACAAACCGCGACAGCCGACCGATTCGCCGCTTTATCCACTGCTGACTGCCGCTGCCGACTTTTACCGCCAGGCGCTCAAGAGCCACCCGGCACGCAAGGCTGCCGTGGATTACCTCAAGGGCCGCGGACTGACAGGTGAAATTGCCCGGGACTTCGGCCTCGGCTTCGCCCCGCCAGGCTGGGACAATCTGTTCAAGCACCTGAGCAGCGACACCCTGCAACAGAAAGCCATGATCGACGCCGGCCTGCTGATCGAGAACGCCGAAACCGGCAAGCGCTATGACCGCTTCCGCGATCGCGTGATGTTTCCGATCCGCGATACTCGCGGGCGCATTATTGCCTTCGGCGGTCGGGTCCTCGGCGACGACAAGCCGAAATATCTGAACTCACCGGAAACCCCGGTATTCCATAAAGGTCAGGAACTCTACGGCCTTTATGAAGCACGCAAGAACAACCGCAACCTCGACGAAATCATCGTCGTCGAGGGCTACATGGACGTCATCGCCCTGGCCCAGCAAGGCCTGCGTAATGCCGTCGCGACCCTGGGCACAGCCACCAGCGAGGAGCATCTGAAGCGCCTTTTTCGCGTCGTACCGAACGTGCTGTTCTGCTTCGACGGCGACCAAGCCGGCCGCAACGCCGCGTGGCGTGCACTGGAAGCGACACTGAGCAGCCTGCAGGACGGTCGCCGCGCACGCTTCCTGTTCCTGCCCGAAGGCGAAGATCCGGACACCTTGATCCGCGCCGAAGGCACCGACGCCTTCCGTGCACGAATCAATCAGCACGCACAGCCATTGGCAGACTATTTCTTCCAGCAACTGACCGAAGAGGCAGACCCTCGCTCACTCGAAGGCAAGGCGCACATGGCGACGCTTGCCGCACCGCTGATCGATAAAGTGCCAGGGGCCAACCTGCGAATCCTGATGCGTCAACGCCTGACCGAAATCACCGGCCTGAGCAGCGAGACCGTCAGCCAACTGGCCCAGAGCGCACCGCAGGAAGCGCCGCCCGCCTACGACCCCGGCATCGATTACGACGCGATGCCGGACTTCAGCGACTACCATCAGCCACAGGCACAGGACATATATGTGCCGCAGCAGGAGTGGACGCCGAAGAAGCCCGGTGCCGGCGGCAAGAAATGGGACAAAAAGCCCTGGGACAAGAACGGCAAGCGTGGCGGCGATCGCGATCAACCGCGCGCCCCTAGAGTGCCGGCCCCCGTCGAGCCACCGATCATGGCCGCCCTGCGAACAGTGATCCATCACCCGCAACTGGCGCTGAAGGTCGAGACGGCCAGCCATTTTGCGGACGAAGACAATACCAACACTCAGCTGCTGGTGGCTTCACTGGAAGCCGTGCAAAAGAATCCTCAGCTAAACTCTTTTCAGTTGATCTCGCGATGGCATGGCACCGAACAAGGTCGATTGCTGACCCGCCTGGCAGAAAAGGAGTGGTTGATCAACGGAGAAAACCTTGAACAACAGTTTTTCGACACCATAACTAGCTTGTCAGCCCGCCAGCGCGAGCGAAAGCTGGAACAACTTCTCAGGAAATCACGTCAAAGCGATCTGAGCGCCGAAGAAAAATCTTTGCTGCTCGAATTGCTCAAACGGGATGTTCCTGCATCAAACCCGACCTCAACTGGCGCGTGA
- a CDS encoding Lrp/AsnC family transcriptional regulator: MPDIRPPVLDEIDRQLIAALQINARESVAMLARQLGIARTTVTSRLARLEKAKVITGYGVRLGQRVVDGGLQAYVGIKVQPRSGKEVLRRLSAMAQVQQLCAVSGEFDYVAWLRTDSPEQLDQLLDQIGSVDGVEKTTTSIILSSKIDRGHPV; the protein is encoded by the coding sequence TTGCCCGACATCCGCCCACCCGTGCTCGATGAAATCGACCGCCAGCTAATCGCAGCCCTGCAAATCAATGCCCGCGAGAGCGTGGCGATGCTGGCCAGGCAACTGGGGATCGCCCGCACCACCGTGACTTCGCGACTGGCGCGCTTGGAAAAGGCCAAAGTCATCACCGGCTACGGTGTGCGTCTAGGTCAGCGCGTCGTGGATGGCGGTTTGCAGGCGTACGTCGGGATCAAGGTACAGCCGCGCTCTGGCAAAGAGGTGTTGCGCCGGTTGAGCGCGATGGCCCAGGTGCAGCAATTGTGCGCAGTGAGTGGCGAATTTGATTATGTGGCGTGGCTGCGAACCGACTCGCCGGAACAACTGGATCAGTTGCTGGATCAGATCGGCAGCGTAGACGGCGTAGAGAAGACCACGACCTCGATCATCCTCAGCAGCAAAATTGATCGCGGGCATCCAGTCTGA
- a CDS encoding bifunctional diguanylate cyclase/phosphodiesterase, producing the protein MPRLASVLFLLSLMIWTATADALTLTDEERSWLAAHPDLRLGVDASWPPFEFRDEQNRYQGLAADYIDVIRQRLAIKLTPIEPSSWTAVLEQAKNGTIDLLPGIMSTPERQNYLAFTRPYLDFPIVILAHVGGPQPRKIEDLYGLKIAVVENYAPHELLRTHHPDLNLVAMPNVSSALQALATDEVDAVVGDLASSVWSLRQLKLDGLYVSGETPYRYQLAMGVPRESKMLVGILDKVLADMSPEQINSIQEHWVGNVLDHRTFWSDLLVYGLPGLLLLVIILAVVIRINRRLSSEIARRIDLEQELRSSEYHYRGLVESLSAIAWEARISDFTYSYVSPHAEDLLGYPLSHWLIPGFWRNIIHPADLTRAQSFCDHEVLAGRDHSLDYRVITADGRCLWVRDIVSLIEHGHEPVMRGLMIDISETKRTEEALRLSEQKFASVFQQCPDILVIARLSDGCLLEVNEAFEEQIGLRAEEVIGQTATELNIWGIPGVGPGLLQRLQAGSIRNLEMPFRRSNGQVFTGLISAEPFELDTTPALVVVVRDITQLKETQQQLQTSEEKFAKAFHASPDGLLLSRQSDGLLLEVNEGFSRITGFNSAMSVDRSALDLGIWVNLNERKQMLDLLHRDGFVRDFTCHIRRSDGQIRLCEVSSRPLPIGDEDCMLTIARDITERHLMQEKLQQAATVFESTAEGVLITDTQQHISAVNRAFTEITGYSESEALGHTPRLLASGLHDSAFYAAMWHQLTDEGHWQGEISNRRKNGELYPSWLTISAVRNRDKFITHFVAVFADISSLKHAQAKLDYQAHHDPLTGLPNRTLFESRLLTALNGQQENGGLGAVLFLDLDRFKHINDSLGHPVGDLLLKGIAVRLKEQLRDIDTVARLGGDEFIILLPGLQQAGDADNIATKLLNCFGAPFQAGEHEFFISASIGTSLYPRDGCDVATLIKNADAAMYRSKAKGRNRVESYTRDLTAQASERVALEHELRRAIEREELYLYYQPKISLDDHSLVGAEALIRWRHPTFGEVPPEHFIPLAEENGMILQIGDWVLETACRQMFEWSQIYESLGPLSVNLAGAQLRQPNLLGRIEQLLKDNRLRPDLLQLEITENFIMSQAEEALAVLHQLKHLGVQLAIDDFGTGYSSLSYLKRLPLDILKIDQSFVRGLPDDPHDAAIVRAIIALGRSMQFTVIAEGVETQAQQRFLAAEGCEQIQGYIVSLPLPPEEFAATFLRIAVSDFSDSTPEKPSL; encoded by the coding sequence ATGCCCAGACTGGCGTCCGTGCTTTTTTTGCTGTCACTGATGATCTGGACCGCAACGGCTGACGCGCTGACTCTGACCGACGAAGAACGTAGCTGGCTGGCGGCTCACCCGGACTTGCGCCTGGGTGTCGATGCGTCGTGGCCGCCATTCGAGTTTCGCGATGAGCAGAACCGCTATCAGGGCCTGGCGGCGGACTATATCGACGTGATCCGCCAGCGTCTGGCCATCAAACTTACCCCCATAGAACCCTCGAGCTGGACAGCCGTGCTCGAACAGGCCAAAAACGGCACGATCGACCTGCTGCCGGGCATCATGTCCACCCCTGAGCGCCAGAATTATCTGGCCTTCACCCGCCCTTACCTGGACTTTCCGATCGTCATCCTCGCCCACGTCGGCGGCCCGCAACCGCGCAAGATCGAGGATCTGTATGGGCTGAAGATCGCCGTCGTCGAAAACTACGCCCCCCATGAGCTCCTGCGTACCCATCATCCCGATCTGAATCTCGTCGCCATGCCCAATGTCAGCTCGGCGCTGCAGGCCTTGGCCACCGACGAAGTGGACGCGGTGGTCGGCGATCTCGCCTCCAGTGTCTGGAGCCTGCGCCAGCTCAAGCTCGACGGGTTGTATGTCAGTGGCGAAACCCCTTATCGCTATCAACTGGCTATGGGGGTGCCCCGAGAAAGCAAAATGCTGGTGGGTATTCTGGACAAAGTCCTGGCCGACATGTCCCCGGAGCAGATCAACAGTATCCAGGAACACTGGGTGGGCAACGTCCTCGATCATCGGACATTCTGGTCGGATCTACTGGTCTATGGCCTGCCAGGCCTGCTGTTGCTGGTGATCATCCTGGCAGTCGTGATCCGCATCAACCGTCGCTTGAGTTCGGAAATCGCCCGGCGCATCGACCTCGAACAGGAACTGCGTAGCAGCGAATACCACTATCGCGGGCTGGTGGAGAGCCTGTCGGCCATTGCGTGGGAAGCGCGGATCAGCGATTTCACCTACAGCTACGTGTCACCCCACGCCGAAGACCTGCTGGGTTATCCCCTGTCGCATTGGCTGATTCCGGGCTTCTGGCGCAACATCATCCATCCCGCCGACCTGACCCGCGCGCAGAGCTTCTGCGATCACGAAGTCCTCGCCGGGCGGGATCACAGCCTCGACTATCGAGTGATCACCGCTGACGGCCGTTGCTTGTGGGTGCGTGACATCGTCAGCCTGATCGAACACGGCCACGAGCCAGTGATGCGCGGTCTGATGATCGACATCAGCGAAACCAAGCGTACCGAAGAGGCCCTGCGCCTGTCGGAGCAGAAATTCGCCTCGGTGTTCCAGCAATGCCCGGACATTCTGGTGATTGCACGGCTGTCCGACGGCTGTCTGCTGGAGGTCAACGAGGCCTTTGAAGAGCAGATCGGGCTGAGGGCCGAAGAAGTCATCGGCCAGACCGCCACCGAACTCAATATCTGGGGTATTCCCGGCGTTGGCCCCGGCCTGCTGCAACGCTTGCAGGCCGGCAGCATTCGCAACTTGGAGATGCCCTTTCGTCGCAGCAACGGGCAGGTGTTCACCGGGCTGATTTCCGCCGAGCCGTTCGAACTCGACACCACACCGGCACTGGTCGTGGTGGTGCGCGACATTACCCAGCTCAAGGAAACCCAACAGCAACTGCAAACCTCCGAAGAGAAGTTCGCCAAGGCCTTCCACGCCTCGCCGGACGGATTGCTGCTGTCACGCCAGAGCGATGGCCTGCTGCTGGAGGTCAACGAAGGCTTCAGCCGCATCACCGGTTTCAACAGCGCCATGTCGGTGGACCGGTCGGCACTGGATCTGGGGATCTGGGTCAATCTCAACGAACGCAAACAGATGCTCGATCTGCTGCACCGTGACGGTTTCGTTCGCGATTTCACCTGCCACATCCGCCGCAGCGACGGGCAGATCCGCCTCTGCGAGGTATCCAGCCGTCCGCTACCGATCGGCGACGAAGACTGCATGCTGACCATCGCCCGGGATATCACCGAGCGCCACCTGATGCAGGAAAAACTGCAACAGGCCGCAACGGTGTTCGAGAGCACCGCTGAAGGTGTATTGATCACCGACACTCAGCAGCACATCAGTGCGGTGAACCGTGCGTTTACCGAAATCACCGGTTACAGCGAAAGCGAGGCGCTCGGCCATACTCCGCGCCTGCTGGCATCCGGGCTGCACGACAGCGCGTTCTATGCAGCAATGTGGCATCAGCTGACGGACGAAGGCCACTGGCAAGGCGAGATTTCCAACCGACGCAAGAATGGCGAGTTGTACCCGAGCTGGCTGACCATCAGCGCCGTGCGCAACCGGGACAAGTTCATCACCCACTTCGTCGCCGTGTTTGCCGATATTTCGAGCCTCAAGCACGCCCAGGCCAAGCTCGACTACCAGGCCCACCATGACCCGCTGACCGGCCTGCCGAATCGCACGCTGTTTGAAAGCCGCCTGCTGACGGCATTGAACGGCCAGCAGGAAAACGGTGGTCTGGGTGCGGTGTTGTTCCTCGATCTCGACCGTTTCAAGCACATCAACGACAGCCTCGGTCACCCGGTGGGCGACCTGCTGCTCAAGGGCATTGCCGTACGCCTCAAAGAGCAACTGCGCGACATCGACACAGTTGCACGACTGGGGGGTGACGAATTCATCATCCTGCTGCCCGGCCTGCAACAGGCCGGTGATGCCGACAACATTGCCACCAAATTGCTGAATTGCTTCGGCGCCCCCTTCCAGGCGGGTGAGCACGAGTTTTTCATCAGTGCCAGCATCGGCACCAGTCTTTATCCCCGTGACGGCTGCGACGTTGCCACCCTGATCAAGAACGCCGACGCGGCGATGTACCGCTCCAAGGCCAAGGGCCGCAACCGTGTCGAAAGCTACACCCGCGACCTCACCGCCCAGGCCAGCGAGCGGGTGGCGTTGGAACATGAACTGCGCCGGGCCATCGAGCGCGAAGAGTTGTACCTCTACTACCAGCCGAAAATCAGCCTCGACGATCACTCTCTGGTCGGCGCCGAAGCCCTTATCCGCTGGCGTCACCCGACCTTCGGCGAGGTGCCTCCGGAGCATTTCATTCCGCTGGCGGAAGAGAACGGCATGATCCTGCAAATCGGCGACTGGGTGCTGGAAACCGCCTGCCGGCAGATGTTCGAGTGGAGCCAGATCTACGAATCCCTGGGTCCACTTTCGGTCAATCTCGCTGGCGCACAACTGCGCCAGCCAAACCTGCTGGGCCGCATTGAACAACTGCTCAAGGACAACCGCCTCCGGCCGGATTTACTGCAACTGGAGATTACCGAAAACTTCATCATGAGCCAGGCCGAAGAAGCACTGGCGGTGCTGCATCAACTCAAACACCTCGGCGTGCAACTGGCCATCGACGACTTCGGCACCGGTTACTCCTCGCTGAGCTACCTCAAACGCCTGCCGCTGGACATCCTCAAGATCGACCAGTCTTTCGTCCGCGGCCTGCCCGACGACCCGCACGACGCGGCGATCGTGCGCGCCATCATCGCCCTGGGCCGCAGCATGCAATTCACCGTAATCGCCGAAGGCGTGGAAACCCAGGCCCAACAACGATTCCTCGCCGCCGAAGGCTGTGAACAGATCCAGGGCTACATCGTCAGCCTGCCACTACCGCCGGAGGAATTCGCCGCGACGTTTCTTCGCATAGCCGTATCAGATTTTTCGGATAGCACACCCGAGAAACCGTCGCTATAA
- the tsaD gene encoding tRNA (adenosine(37)-N6)-threonylcarbamoyltransferase complex transferase subunit TsaD: MLVLGLETSCDETGVALYDSERGLLADALFSQIDLHRVYGGVVPELASRDHVKRMLPLIRQVLAEADCVPTEIDAIAYTAGPGLVGALLVGASCAQALAFAWGIPALGVHHMEGHLLAPMLEPKPPEFPFVALLVSGGHTQLVQVDGIGQYSLLGETLDDAAGEAFDKTAKMMGLNYPGGPEIAKLAEKGVAGRFTFPRPMCDRPGLDFSFSGLKTFALNTWQQCVSAGDDSEQARCDIALAFQQAVVETLTIKCKRALKQAGMKRLVIAGGVSANKALRVSLEKMLGDMKGEVFYARPEFCTDNGAMIAFAGCQRLQAGQQESLAISVQARWPMEQLSAL, encoded by the coding sequence ATGCTAGTACTGGGATTAGAAACTTCCTGCGACGAAACCGGCGTCGCTTTATACGACAGTGAACGCGGTCTGCTGGCCGACGCATTGTTCAGTCAGATCGACCTGCATCGCGTCTACGGCGGTGTGGTGCCGGAGCTGGCCTCGCGCGATCACGTCAAACGCATGCTGCCCTTGATCCGTCAGGTGTTGGCCGAGGCCGACTGCGTGCCGACCGAGATCGACGCCATCGCCTACACCGCGGGTCCTGGCCTGGTCGGTGCGTTGCTGGTGGGGGCTTCGTGCGCTCAGGCGCTGGCGTTTGCCTGGGGCATTCCGGCCCTCGGTGTGCACCACATGGAAGGCCACTTGCTGGCGCCGATGCTGGAGCCAAAGCCGCCGGAATTTCCGTTCGTCGCTTTGTTGGTCTCCGGTGGTCATACGCAGCTGGTTCAGGTCGATGGCATCGGCCAATACAGCCTGCTGGGCGAAACCCTCGATGACGCCGCAGGCGAAGCGTTCGACAAGACCGCGAAGATGATGGGCCTCAATTATCCGGGTGGGCCGGAAATCGCCAAATTGGCGGAGAAGGGTGTCGCAGGACGTTTCACCTTTCCGCGTCCGATGTGCGATCGCCCGGGCCTGGATTTCAGCTTCAGCGGCTTGAAGACCTTCGCCCTCAATACCTGGCAGCAGTGCGTCAGCGCCGGGGACGACAGCGAGCAAGCCCGTTGCGACATCGCGCTGGCGTTCCAACAGGCCGTGGTGGAGACTTTGACCATCAAGTGCAAGCGTGCGTTGAAGCAGGCCGGCATGAAGCGTCTGGTGATCGCCGGTGGCGTCAGCGCCAACAAGGCTTTGCGTGTATCGCTGGAGAAAATGCTCGGCGACATGAAGGGCGAGGTGTTCTATGCCCGTCCCGAGTTCTGCACCGACAACGGCGCAATGATTGCGTTTGCCGGTTGCCAGCGTCTGCAGGCCGGCCAGCAGGAAAGCCTGGCCATCAGTGTGCAGGCGCGCTGGCCGATGGAGCAGCTGTCGGCGCTGTGA
- the plsY gene encoding glycerol-3-phosphate 1-O-acyltransferase PlsY, which translates to MFWLLAILAYLLGSLSFAILLSRLTGNPDPRMSGSGNAGATNMLRLAGRKLAILTLLGDLCKGLLPVLIASAAGLSLQDQAWIGVCAVIGHLFPLYFRFRGGKGVATAAGMLLGLYPPAALLAVCAWLLTFYLTRTSSLAALIATPLTLPLLAWQEPEALLPMSTLTLLIVWRHRGNLRDLFAGRERHF; encoded by the coding sequence ATGTTTTGGTTACTGGCGATCCTCGCCTACCTGCTCGGCTCGCTGTCCTTCGCCATTTTGCTCAGCCGCCTGACCGGAAATCCGGATCCGCGAATGAGTGGCTCGGGTAATGCCGGTGCCACCAACATGCTGCGCCTGGCCGGTCGCAAACTCGCGATCCTGACCCTGCTGGGTGATCTGTGCAAAGGCCTGCTGCCGGTGCTGATCGCTTCGGCAGCGGGCCTCTCGCTACAGGATCAGGCCTGGATCGGCGTCTGCGCCGTGATCGGTCACCTGTTCCCGCTGTACTTCCGTTTTCGCGGCGGCAAGGGCGTTGCCACGGCGGCCGGCATGTTGCTGGGCCTGTATCCGCCTGCCGCGCTACTGGCCGTGTGCGCCTGGCTGTTAACGTTCTACCTGACCCGCACCAGCTCGCTGGCAGCGCTGATCGCCACCCCCCTGACCCTGCCATTACTGGCCTGGCAGGAACCGGAGGCGTTGCTGCCGATGAGCACGCTGACGCTGCTGATCGTCTGGCGCCACCGGGGCAATCTACGCGACCTGTTTGCCGGGCGCGAACGGCATTTTTAA
- the rpsU gene encoding 30S ribosomal protein S21 — translation MPAVKVKENEPFDVALRRFKRSCEKAGVLAEVRSREFYEKPTSERKRKAAAAVKRHAKKVQREQRRAVRLY, via the coding sequence ATGCCAGCCGTCAAAGTTAAAGAGAACGAACCCTTCGACGTAGCTCTGCGTCGTTTCAAGCGCTCCTGCGAAAAAGCCGGTGTACTGGCTGAAGTTCGTAGCCGCGAATTTTACGAGAAGCCAACTTCTGAGCGTAAGCGCAAGGCAGCTGCTGCTGTTAAGCGTCACGCCAAGAAAGTTCAGCGCGAACAGCGCCGCGCCGTTCGTCTGTACTAA
- the rpoD gene encoding RNA polymerase sigma factor RpoD — protein sequence MSGKAQQQSRIIELIKLGREQKYLTYAEVNDHLPEDISDPEQVEDIIRMINDMGIPVHESAPDADALMLADADTDEAAAEEAAAALAAVETDIGRTTDPVRMYMREMGTVELLTREGEIEIAKRIEEGIREVMSAIAHFPGTVDHILSEYTRVTTEGGRLSDVLSGYIDPDDGITPPAAEVPPPIDAKAAKADDDSEDDDAEASDDEEEAESGPDPVIAAQRFGAVADQMEITRKALKKHGRHNKAAVAELLALADLFMPIKLVPKQFEALVERVRSALDRLRQQERAIMQLCVRDARMPRADFLRQFPGNEVDESWSDALAKGKSKYAEAIGRVQPDIIRCQQKLTALETETGLTIAEIKDINRRMSIGEAKARRAKKEMVEANLRLVISIAKKYTNRGLQFLDLIQEGNIGLMKAVDKFEYRRGYKFSTYATWWIRQAITRSIADQARTIRIPVHMIETINKLNRISRQMLQEMGREPTPEELGERMEMPEDKIRKVLKIAKEPISMETPIGDDEDSHLGDFIEDSTMQSPIDVATVESLKEATREVLSGLTAREAKVLRMRFGIDMNTDHTLEEVGKQFDVTRERIRQIEAKALRKLRHPTRSEHLRSFLDE from the coding sequence ATGTCCGGAAAAGCGCAACAGCAGTCTCGTATTATTGAGTTGATCAAACTGGGTCGTGAGCAGAAGTATCTGACTTACGCCGAGGTCAACGACCACCTGCCCGAGGATATTTCAGATCCGGAGCAGGTGGAAGACATCATCCGCATGATTAACGACATGGGGATCCCCGTACACGAGAGTGCTCCGGATGCGGACGCCCTTATGTTGGCCGACGCCGATACCGACGAGGCCGCTGCGGAAGAAGCAGCCGCCGCGTTGGCAGCGGTCGAGACCGATATCGGTCGCACCACTGACCCAGTGCGCATGTACATGCGTGAAATGGGTACGGTCGAGCTTCTGACTCGTGAAGGCGAAATCGAAATCGCCAAGCGTATCGAAGAGGGCATCCGTGAGGTGATGAGCGCAATCGCGCACTTCCCCGGCACGGTTGACCATATTCTCTCCGAGTACACTCGGGTCACCACCGAAGGCGGTCGCCTGTCCGACGTTCTGAGCGGTTACATCGACCCGGACGACGGCATTACGCCGCCGGCTGCCGAAGTGCCACCGCCAATCGACGCGAAAGCCGCGAAAGCGGACGACGATTCCGAGGACGATGACGCCGAAGCTTCCGATGACGAAGAAGAAGCCGAAAGCGGTCCGGATCCGGTCATTGCTGCCCAGCGTTTCGGCGCCGTGGCCGACCAGATGGAAATCACCCGCAAGGCACTGAAAAAGCACGGTCGTCACAACAAGGCAGCGGTTGCCGAGTTGCTGGCCCTGGCTGATCTGTTCATGCCGATCAAACTGGTGCCGAAGCAATTCGAAGCCCTGGTCGAGCGTGTTCGCAGTGCCCTGGATCGTCTGCGTCAGCAAGAGCGCGCGATCATGCAGCTGTGCGTACGTGATGCACGTATGCCGCGTGCCGACTTCCTGCGCCAGTTCCCGGGCAACGAAGTCGACGAAAGCTGGTCCGACGCCCTGGCCAAAGGCAAGAGCAAGTACGCCGAAGCCATCGGCCGTGTGCAACCGGACATCATCCGTTGCCAGCAGAAGCTGACCGCGCTGGAAACCGAGACCGGTCTGACCATCGCCGAGATCAAGGACATCAACCGTCGCATGTCGATCGGTGAGGCGAAAGCCCGCCGCGCGAAGAAAGAGATGGTTGAAGCGAACCTGCGTCTGGTGATCTCCATCGCCAAGAAGTACACCAACCGTGGCCTGCAATTCCTCGATCTGATCCAGGAAGGCAACATCGGCCTGATGAAAGCGGTGGACAAGTTCGAATACCGTCGTGGTTACAAGTTCTCGACATATGCCACCTGGTGGATCCGTCAGGCGATCACTCGCTCGATCGCCGACCAGGCCCGCACCATCCGTATTCCGGTGCACATGATCGAGACGATCAACAAGCTCAACCGTATTTCCCGGCAGATGCTGCAGGAAATGGGTCGTGAACCGACCCCGGAAGAGCTGGGTGAGCGCATGGAGATGCCTGAGGACAAGATCCGCAAGGTATTGAAGATCGCCAAAGAGCCAATCTCCATGGAGACCCCGATCGGTGATGACGAAGACTCTCATCTGGGTGACTTCATCGAAGACTCGACCATGCAGTCGCCAATCGATGTCGCCACTGTCGAGAGCCTGAAAGAAGCGACTCGCGAAGTACTGTCCGGCCTAACTGCCCGTGAAGCCAAGGTACTGCGCATGCGTTTCGGTATCGACATGAACACCGACCACACGCTCGAAGAAGTCGGCAAACAGTTTGACGTGACCCGCGAGCGGATCCGTCAGATCGAAGCCAAGGCGCTGCGCAAGCTGCGCCACCCGACGCGAAGCGAGCATCTGCGCTCCTTCCTCGACGAGTGA